In Suncus etruscus isolate mSunEtr1 chromosome 9, mSunEtr1.pri.cur, whole genome shotgun sequence, the genomic window CCAACTTTTGGTGTGAGctattgtcatttttttatttcaatatgatttatttcccatatattttctatattccttCTTTTACTTTGGGCTTCATTTGtattgtcctttttctttttgggggtgagaTTCGATTCTTATTTTCACTTGTTCTTATTTCCTAGTGAGGATTGAAAGAACCAATAAGACCATATATAACTAACTCAATGTTTAAACACTGAAAACTTTCCCTTTAAAATTAGGAACCAGTTAAtaattcatgcttttttttttttttaacaatttacaCTTTTACTGGAGCCATAGTCATAGTACAGATGAGAAAGCATTtgcccttgcacacagccaatcatgtttgattctctgcatccaatatgatcctcgaacaccatgaggagtgattcatgagctcagatccaggagtaacactgactaccatggatgtggccaaaagcaaattaaaaaaaatatacttttaccaatattatttaatatagtattagaaGACTTAACCatggaaattaattaaaaagataaattagatGAATTAAAATTGTGAACAAAAAGTCAAAATATCACTACTTGTAGATACCGTGATACTGTGCATAGAAAATCCTAATATTCCAATAAAATTACCTAAAATGATAATCTTATAGATTAAACTGGTAGGCTACAAGAGCAATGTACAAAAATCTATATTTTGCTCCTATGTAAACAATAAATGTAGAGGAGGAAAATGAACATATTCCACTCTgattatgtaaataaaacaaagaacacttcaatatttaggaaaaaattcaataaggaaattatttagtgaaaattataaatcacatctgacataaaaatattattaaacagtTATAGAATAGATAATTAACATATTTACTTCTCTACATATGTACCATTtttgatattataatatataataatctcTTCATTAGCAAGTTTCAAGGTCAcaacaaatttttaataattttattaataaaaatacaaaataaacattttaataatcaagaaaatagtcAAGCGAAATTCATCAATCCACAGAATGCAAGACAAGGTCTACTAGAATGAGTGACTGGACTAGTTTATGATATACTCTGATTTTTATCTTGTCATAACTTTAAATAGTAATGTTTGCTTAAGTATGACTTCTATTCAATATGCCTTAAAGAAGTACTATTTTCAATAAAGGAGGTCCCACTCCTTTCTCTCTCATGTGTCCTCATTCCCTTTCAAGAGGACTGAGTAATGCTGTTGACAGCTGCATATTATGACTATTGGAAATTCTTGTTGAACTCTAATGGCCTTTTACATCTTATAGTTTAATATCATCTTcttgctaaataaataaaagttattaatatgcatatatatagttTTCTTCCACCCTAAATATATGTCACATTAGATTAAAAAATCTCAATTACATATTTTGCAACAGAATTTTATATcctaattttgtatatatttcaaatattttgatacacttatattaataatatcttaTTCATGTCAATAGTTTAATTATTATGAGTTAACTTAAGAAAAACAGAAGTCCAGtgtgaaagaaatttttttaattgtgtagtAGTTTTACATCAGCCTAGGGGGAAAAGTTAATAATTATTTCTCATGTCAAAGTCTGATAAATAATTATGTTTTCACCCTGttgtgaaagatttttttcactttaaaaattttaacatactTTGAAATGTCCGATAGAGCATGTAATTTAAAGAAATCTCTTCTAAAAATTCCATTTTAACTTCACATGAGAATGTCTTCTTCCTTTAGACATTCacctataaaatatgtaatttttatttgaaatatttgctttGATAATATTTTGTAAGGCTCATACTAAAATAATCACTAGATCACAGCCAGAACAAATAATCGCATACTATACTAATTTTGTTTACCACAAGTAAGAGAAAACATGAATATTTTTCAATGTAAGTAGTGAGAATTCATGCTTCAAAGTGTCCTTTAACCAATAGCCTAGTTATtctccagaaaataaaaacaaaacaaaatagctaatattaaattttataaatagtcCAGATATAAAACTTGATTTATGTGTTATTTTAAGATAAGGTTTTACTCTCATAGAATTCTTCTAGACACTGTAGAGAAATCATaggattttttttataagaaggAATTAAAATAGCATCTAATAAACTTATAGATAATTATATATTGATAGCTTAGCACCTTTAAAGGATTACTTCTAAATTTTCTGTATACTCTTTCCTGGCCTTATTTATAttggacatatatatatttgtgtggaTATTTTACATTCTTTAGCTCAAAACAAGAGAGTCCACTAAGGAGTTGGGttgaaattataatatatacaaaaataagatataaaaatatctacaTGTTCTTCAGTgggataatattaataatattattgcttaaattaatgaaataaatacataatctACTTATTTCAAAAAGTAAATCATCTGAGCCTATTGATGAATacaaatgtattaattaaaacTGATACTTAATGTCTTAAATGCAGAAAAAAGCTGATATGGGatcaagaaatagtacagttggaatatggcttgccttgcacaagctcaACCTGGTTTTTACTTGAGACCCTCCAAGAACAAATGCACCTTATATAACATCCCAGAGCTCAGGGCCAGTATTAAGTCCTGAGTATGACCAGTGTACacagcaaaaatgaaaaagaaatgatataCATATAGTGGTTCcttactatttatatataaacttacTGATTTTAGTTTAAATgatttacttttaatataatttcagcTATCTAAAAGCTATATAAAAGCTCAATGAATCACTATTCCCACTTCTGAATTCTAAAAGGGTATTCTATATTTTTGTGcaaaaaatatttatgacatttAGAAGGAAATGGATATTTGAGGAGATATTTGTTTCGTTAACATGTTTGTAGAATTtgcatgtattatatttattcaaaGTAAGTAAACTTTTGAATATAATATGTTTgttattaagaaataatatttagcaTCATCCAGCATTTTAACAGAATGTTCtgatggaaaagaaaagcaaaacaactcTTTCttgaatctgttttgttttcactCCATAAATGATTGGGTTTAGCATAGGAGGCACTATCACATATAGATTGGCTACTAGGATATGAACATGATGAGGGATTGTTTTGCCTCCAAAACGATgggcaaaaaatgaaaataatgctgGACCATAGAACATAAGGATAACACAGAAGTGAGAACCACATGTGTTAAGGGCTTTGAATCTGGCAGACCAAGAAGGTATCTTAAACACAGTGCAAAGAATCAGTGAGTAGGAAGTAATGATGAACACCAAATCCAGTCCTATAGTCAATAAAGCCACAGTCAGGCCATAAACTATATTGACTTTGATATTGTCACAGGCCAATCTGGCAATGCCCATATGTTCACAGTAGGAATGAGAAATGATGTTTTTCCCACAGTATGTGAGTCGGTATGACAAGAAGATGAACGGAAAGCACACGGTGAAGCTTCTGACCACAGCTGCTATGCCAATCTTGCATATGACTGAGGAGGTCAAGATAGTGGTATACCTCAGTGGGTAgcagatggccacatagcggtcaAATGCCATAGCTAAGAGAATAGCAGATTCCACTGCAAAGATGAAATGTATGAAGAACACCTGGGTTACACAGCAACCAAAGGATATATTCCTGGAATGGAACCAGAAGATAGCCAGGATCTTAGGGGCTGTGGTTGTCGAAAGCAGTATATCTGCTAAGGCCAGCATGGAAAGGAAGAGATACATGGGCTCATGGAGACTGCGTTCAGTCATAATAAGGAAAATCAAGATGCTATTGCCTACAATAGCCACAATGTACATAGAACAGATAAGGATAGCGATCCAGATGTGAAAATCTTCCAGTCCTGGGATTCCAGTTAGAACATACCACAAATCCTGAGAATTGGTGTGATTATGAAGGAATGGACCCATCTGTGACCAGATAATTCAGAGCAAGTTCCTTTAATGAAAGACACAGGGCTCACTAAGGATGCTGCAGAATTACCTTAGATAACTTAGATTTGATCAGAAGCTTTATTTCAGTAGATTCTTTTCAGTAATGGACAATGGAATGATTTAAGTAGTCTCAAATTGCACTggctttattcataaaatatttaattctgtatttaaaaataaaaatatttaatattatttaatatctgtCATTATGTTTTACATGtactaatttattaaaatttcacaGAAGCTTCAAATATCCAGGTCGCATTCACAGTCATATGGGTTGTAATTTTAATTTGTGATTAACCATCAAGAAATACTGTCTCTGAAAGAAAAACTAGAAGATTTTTTtcaatgggtttttttttgtttttgtttttgtttttttttgggggggacacccggtgatgttcaagggctactcctggctatgccctcagaaatcgctcctggcttgggggaccttatgggacaccaggggattgtcaaccacagtctgtcctaggctagcatacgcaagcagatgccttattgcttgtgctaCCGCTCAGGTCCTTCAATAGATTCTTTGCAGTGAATGGACAATTCAATGATTAAGTAGCCTCAAATTTGCATTGGCTGTATCTACAAAAGAATTAaatctgtatttaaaaataaaaatatttaatattgcttactagctgtttttatgttttacatGCATTAATTTATTACATTTTCACAAAGCTTCAAATATCCATCCAGGTCATATTCACAGTCATATGAGTTAAATTTTTCACTGTTATTAACCACCAATAAATACTATCTCTGAAAGCAGAactagattttaagaaaaaataagcaatgaGTCACAACTTCTTTAACTATGACTAAGTCATGTAATAACTATTAGTATTAAtcaaattaattgaaaaaattatGTAGCTCAAGGCTTTTCTCTAGCTTTCTACTCAGTGATTACCTGGCAATGTATGAAGACCATATGCATTTCAGGGTATTGAACTCAGTGCCATGAGTAAAGACAAGCATTTTACCTACTGTAGTAACAATGCTCATCTAGAGAGACTCTTTTTGAatgctaaaatatatattcagtgcATATAAATACAAGTTTTAGATCTGTgtaacacaaataaaatatactttaaacaaGCTCAAGAGGTTCAAGTCTTATGTGtgtggaacacacacacaaacatacagttATTCTTTGCAAAAGAATATCTACTGAAAGAAATAACAGATATCTTCaattaacaaataaaagtaattcaAGTCAGATTCAATACATTATAAGTCACTATTGAGATAAATGCAACCTGTCTAACTCTACAGTCTCCTGGTATCCCTGTGGAGTTTAATCCTTAATGTGGTCAGTAAGCACAGTTATATAATTCTATTTACTTACTTTATAATTGTATTGCATTATGAGGATATTTAGTATATTGATCCAGTAAAATCATAAAAGTAaggaacatttaaaatataaataggaaATCTAGAACTGGCTATTTATACCTGTTGTCAGGCTTCTCTAGGGAACACTACTTTCTGTACTCCTGAGGATTGAATTTTATTCCTTTAGTAAAAAGACATTACCTAAAGCTGGCTTCTGCTATGTATTGATCAGAGAGAAGCACTTCATGTCCCTCTTCACTTTGACCAGTTTTCTCTGAGAATAAAATTCTCAAATACTTACTTAAGACCCAATATTTGCATGTAAAACCAAATATTCAAGTTTTCTTTGCATGTCAGATACTCATTCTACCTTTTATTCAGTTGATTTGGATGGATCAGAAAATCCATGAAAGAAGCTCAAAATATAACTTGTGAATGGTACGCTGGTATGGATTTATAAACATGTATTTTAGCCCTCACATATTTGATGCCACGAGCTAGCTTTGGTCTGGTTGCATTAGAAAACTTCTTTAAATTCTCTCAGCAAAGTGGATGCATGAATGGCTTATGAAGAGAATGAGAGACCATACAATTCTATGTGGGAAAAACAGCATTCTAAATTTTAATGTGCAGAATAAGGGGTATAAATGAGGTATTTAGTCAGCCACATGTTTTTTCTATGACATAAAAAGAATGATCTCCTATGTTAAATTACAAAATGACTCTCCtgtaaacagaaaaacaaaataattcacatgGCTCCCGATGAGTATATTCATTTCAATTAAGAATCTAgagttaggggccgggcggtggcgctaaagataaggtgcctgccttgcctgcgctagccttggacggacggcggttcgatcccccggtgtcccatatggtcccccaagccaggagcaactctgagcacatagccaggagtaacccctgagcgttaccgggtgtggccccccccaaaaaaaaaaaaaagaatctagagttaaaaacaaaagatacattttaacatCTTAAAGCAGTTTCTGTCTGGCTAATCCTGGATGTCAATACtaattatgaaaaatttcaaGGAGCTAGTTTATTCTATTTTCTGAGGAACAGATTTTGTTTTAGGAGCTAATAcagataactaacttcctaaTGTCTGACTAAGATATAGTTTTTAGGAAAAAACAAATTTAGCTGAAAGACATGCAAATCTACCTGTTGAAGATTTTCTCAATAGCCCAATGCTATTTTCTGGACAAAATTTTGGATGTAAGTTCTGAGGCAAGAATTAATTAGCAAATGCTCTAAGTCTTTTAGAGATGTCCAAAAGGCAGaacattcctttctgtttaaaactacAAAGGCATACagaagacaaagagaaataaaattgtacTTGAGTAtattttggtgctgagttttccaggaaaagagaaattaataaagtctatatttgcctgtaaaaatccttatgtttAGAAGTAAAAGGTTCAACTATATACACCTTAATATAGCAGAAGGGGGATTCATATACAGGCCAAATAACTTTGTATTAAGCATAAGAAATATCATCTTTCACTATCAAAAAGTTAATCAGTTATCTCGTTGAGGGAAGACTTTTCAGTGGTTCTTCTGAGGACATTCAGATTAATAATGAGAGGTTCATATTTAagtcaaataaatgtttgttattaaACATGAGCAATATCATCTTTCACTATCAAAAATCTTGGTCAGCCATACACGCTGAGGGAAaacttctcagtgggccttctgatGAGATTCATTAGATTGTGGTGGTGAGATGCTTGCATATCAATTGTAAAACTCTTTTTTCACCATTTTATGTAAAAGTAGCTTATGCCagtcaataatgtattttatttttaatctttataataGTTTCTTTCCAACTAATAgaagttttagttatttttagtttctgtgccttatttttactttttttttattaatagtgtTGTATCCCCGGATATATACATAAGGCTAATGTCATGGAAagtattatcaatattttatggtttcagagCTTGTATCCAACCTTTATcatcaattaaaataattcttatttatgATGTTACTTAGTTTATATTGCATGTGCTTTATAGATAGTTAATTCAGAAATAAACCAACCGTATTTGGCTTATTTTGCTCATTCTGgatttaatgctttttttttttgtttttttttttttggttgtttttttttttttttttttttggtttttgggccacacccatttgacgctcaggggttactcctggctatgcgctcagaagttgctcctggcttgggggaccatatgggacgctgggggatcgaaccgcggtccgtcctaggctagcgccggcaaggcaggcaccttacctctagcgccaccgcccagccagATTTAATGCTTTTGAAGAGAATAAATATTTACTCTCTACTACCTGTGGTTGAAAATTATACAATTATTGATAAAGGCATATCTAGTATCTTAGATTTTCTTCAGTATATTATTCTATAATGTTGAATAATGGGTTAAACAGTAGACCATTTCTGTCCACATGACATTGTGCTTGATAAGGATCTTTATCTAAGAAATATATCAAACTTAGCATTTCTTTTACTACTTTAAGGTCATTAGGTTAGCTTGTTTTGAGAATTAATATACCTTTGAACTTGAAGAGATCCAGAATTTTCTAAATTGACATTAGGACACAAAATGACTGTGAAACTCAAAGAGGAATACTTGATCACGTCTCTGCTGTTTTTTGAAATTTAATGTAGTctagtaaattttttaatataatttttatttttgaacatagTCTAGTAAATTTTAATGCATAAGTAACTCATACCATTATGAAAAATCAAGCAACATTAAATGCATAGATGAAACATGTAAACCTTATATTTTTACCTATGTGACATTTAATGTGGtcataatgaaataaattatagtCCTCTCTATTCCAAAAGATATGGGAATCTCATTTAAACTTGTTGCTTAGATAAGCTAATATAGAAAATGCTACAGAGCTTTTGCTGGAATATGAATAATGAGATATTTCTAATTTAGtaaatattagtattatttttgttgtaatagctgcataatactaaataaaattgCTTCACTTGTTCATGACTTGCACATTTTTAGTAAACAGACTTTATTGAGAGAAtgtacatttaagaaaaataaggtgtttcttttattttattttattttattaaaactattatgacctacaaagtccttcatagttgaatttcagtgaatcagggacatttcagcaccagtgtcaacctcctttctCCAATGgaccagagtgcatcctataatACCATCCTTTTCTTccggtctgccagtataacagaaaAAGTTTCAATTTTAGGATTGTTGAAAGTTTTatgtttcttgattttattattgttgactttggtctTGGACTTCTGTCCTTTCTTGCTCTAACAATGAATTGAGACCACTTGACCACTGGCcctcatccttttctttttatttttcttctttaattttataagaaaaaatgcagaaaaatggatataaaaagattatgtaaaatataatctgtaattccaaggttctatgaaaaaggccaAAGACACTAAATATGGGTTCTTTAGAGAGATAAAGGAGAGGTtcataaaataaaggaagaagaattCATGCACTGATATAAAATTCAAATGACTTGAGAACAGTTTGTCACTGGTAGTCTTTTTtcaataaattcatattttattgataaaatgtatctaggaaaataaattatagaatatactggtgaatacatttttaatattaataagggAGTttaaaagatattagaaaaataatgtaaaacttAAATACAAtgaatgaatataataaataatgttttactaAATGTATTTCAAATTTATAGCTGCATGTTTCTGTCATatagaaatatttactttattttcataaatgagTACCCAAAATTGAATGGCTAAATATAAAGGATAATTGTATTGgttatacaataaaatatgaaaattaattggGGAACAATTTATTATGTTCCATCACTTTAAATCtgtgacaattttttttcatCAGAGTTAGCTCACTTTatttcatggcctttctctgccatatgcTTTCCCCACATGTACTTCCTGCTAAGCTTTCTGCTAGTCCCCCCCTCTTTCTCTGCATTTTTTATTACTGTCTTTAGTTtatacaacttgattacaaacatgattgtatgttgggttttcagtcatataaaggtACACTCCTCTTCACCAGATGCGACGTTTCTTAtaaccaatgccccaaatctcccacctccttaCCCCCCtgccctgtatttgagacaggctttctacttccctcattcatattACATTGATTAAATTATGacaaattttctagaaaaatgcaAAACACAATTCTCACAAAAGTATTtcagtaataaatataaattcatataaaaaagTGATTCAAATGAAATAACATTAGTGATCGtagaagcaaaaccaaacaatagTATATTCACAAACAAAgtagaaagaaggagaaaaacaaataaattcagagaaaataTGTAAATGCAAGGAAAGAATAAggacaataaataaattagaagagagttgagagccagagcaatagtacacttgCCTTTCACTCTGATGACCCAGTTGATTCTTGGCAGTCCTCTGAGTGTTGTTAGGGTAGTAAGAGTCCTCATCAATACCGATATAgtgagaggaaaatgggaaaaaaagatgaaataaggaaaggaaggaaaggaaggaaggaaggaggaagtgaaggaaaggaaggaaggaaggaaggaaggaaggaaggaaggaagggaaggaaggaaggaagga contains:
- the LOC126018326 gene encoding olfactory receptor 52Z1P-like encodes the protein MYIVAIVGNSILIFLIMTERSLHEPMYLFLSMLALADILLSTTTAPKILAIFWFHSRNISFGCCVTQVFFIHFIFAVESAILLAMAFDRYVAICYPLRYTTILTSSVICKIGIAAVVRSFTVCFPFIFLSYRLTYCGKNIISHSYCEHMGIARLACDNIKVNIVYGLTVALLTIGLDLVFIITSYSLILCTVFKIPSWSARFKALNTCGSHFCVILMFYGPALFSFFAHRFGGKTIPHHVHILVANLYVIVPPMLNPIIYGVKTKQIQERVVLLFFSIRTFC